A portion of the Acidimicrobiia bacterium genome contains these proteins:
- a CDS encoding tyrosine-protein phosphatase, whose product MRGGSRYVQLVDKPPGDPAAPPAATDRSISFDLVFNVRDLGGLPTESGGFTRRGVLYRADGVQRLAGADLDRARALRLETVIDLRTLGEIERSGRFPIEDYPLRWHSLPILKRMWSDDDLTPTHGAAEFLCNRYLAMLEEGAGSLARIVEIVAEGSTVLFHCAAGKDRTGVTAAVLLGLLGVPAAEIIDDYHATAGAMAAFVNWLNVTYPEAIDAMRSEPPEYLEAPPGAMEGFLEAVDERFGSMVGYVTGIGVSAATIEQLRAALVV is encoded by the coding sequence ATGAGGGGCGGTAGCCGCTACGTTCAACTGGTGGATAAGCCCCCCGGTGACCCGGCTGCCCCGCCCGCCGCCACCGACCGGAGCATCTCTTTTGATCTCGTGTTCAACGTGCGTGATCTCGGCGGACTGCCCACCGAGTCGGGGGGCTTCACCCGGCGGGGCGTTCTCTATCGCGCCGATGGGGTGCAGCGGTTAGCGGGAGCGGATCTCGACCGGGCGCGGGCGCTGCGGTTGGAGACCGTGATCGATCTGCGAACTCTCGGTGAGATCGAGCGCAGCGGGCGTTTCCCCATCGAGGACTATCCGCTGCGGTGGCACTCGCTGCCGATCCTGAAACGCATGTGGTCCGATGACGACCTCACGCCCACCCACGGGGCGGCGGAGTTCCTATGCAACCGTTACCTCGCCATGCTCGAGGAAGGGGCCGGGTCACTTGCTCGCATCGTGGAGATCGTGGCTGAGGGCTCCACCGTGCTCTTCCACTGCGCGGCGGGGAAGGACCGCACCGGGGTGACCGCCGCAGTGCTGCTCGGGCTCCTCGGGGTGCCCGCCGCAGAGATCATCGACGATTACCACGCCACCGCCGGAGCCATGGCGGCCTTCGTCAACTGGCTCAATGTCACCTACCCCGAGGCCATCGACGCGATGAGGAGCGAGCCGCCGGAGTATCTCGAAGCCCCACCGGGGGCGATGGAGGGGTTTCTGGAGGCGGTAGATGAGCGCTTTGGTTCCATGGTGGGCTATGTGACCGGAATCGGGGTGTCCGCCGCCACCATCGAGCAACTACGGGCGGCCCTAGTGGTCTGA
- a CDS encoding LLM class flavin-dependent oxidoreductase yields MTTPSRAPAPRRRLRWDFGPRPKDNVVGDAPLEISWFAPSCWGDTARVGVADPTRAATFAYNRRVVELVDRLGFLNVLIPSSFVPGMDPWTLASALAPSTTHTRLLPAVRVGEFDPPMFARAATALQQILGGRLTVNIISSELAGETLGSTERYQRTAEAMALLKAFWSDDHVHHQGQWWNYDLPTTATHTATPPPLYFGGTSEPARETAAEHADVYLMWIETVASSAALVADMQARAARHGRTLRFGLRTHVIVRPTEADARAAAAAVISELDPEVGRRLKESSHDHASDGVRRQDSLRGSAGEDGFVEEALWTGIGVARSGVGAAITGSADQVEAKIRAYADLGIESFILSGYPLDDEAQRVADLLLPRFTLGAIEI; encoded by the coding sequence ATTACGACGCCGTCTCGGGCTCCCGCGCCGCGCCGGCGGCTACGCTGGGACTTCGGACCCCGCCCAAAGGACAACGTTGTGGGCGACGCCCCCTTAGAGATCTCCTGGTTTGCCCCTTCGTGCTGGGGTGATACCGCTCGGGTGGGGGTGGCAGACCCCACGCGCGCCGCCACCTTCGCTTACAACCGTCGGGTGGTGGAGTTGGTAGACCGCCTCGGCTTCCTCAACGTGCTCATCCCTAGTTCCTTCGTGCCCGGCATGGACCCCTGGACCCTCGCCAGCGCTCTGGCGCCCTCCACCACTCATACCCGGTTGCTGCCGGCGGTGCGAGTGGGGGAGTTCGACCCCCCCATGTTTGCCCGGGCGGCCACGGCACTCCAGCAGATCCTGGGCGGGCGGCTCACCGTGAACATCATCTCCAGCGAGTTGGCCGGCGAGACCCTTGGGAGCACCGAGCGCTACCAGCGCACGGCCGAAGCGATGGCCCTGCTCAAAGCGTTCTGGTCCGACGATCATGTGCACCACCAAGGCCAGTGGTGGAACTACGACCTGCCCACCACCGCCACCCATACCGCCACCCCCCCGCCGCTCTACTTCGGGGGCACCTCCGAGCCCGCTCGCGAAACCGCCGCCGAGCACGCCGACGTGTACCTCATGTGGATCGAGACGGTGGCGTCATCGGCCGCCCTGGTCGCCGACATGCAGGCGCGCGCGGCCCGGCACGGCCGCACACTGCGCTTTGGCCTCCGCACCCACGTGATCGTGCGCCCCACCGAGGCCGACGCGCGCGCCGCCGCCGCCGCCGTGATCAGCGAACTCGACCCTGAGGTGGGCCGGAGGCTCAAGGAATCGTCCCACGACCACGCCTCCGACGGCGTGCGTCGCCAGGACAGCTTGCGGGGTTCCGCTGGCGAGGACGGCTTCGTGGAAGAGGCGCTGTGGACCGGGATTGGCGTGGCCCGTAGCGGCGTGGGCGCCGCCATCACCGGCAGCGCCGATCAGGTCGAAGCCAAGATTCGGGCCTACGCCGACCTCGGCATCGAATCGTTCATCCTCTCCGGCTACCCCCTCGACGACGAAGCCCAGCGCGTGGCCGACCTCCTCTTGCCCCGCTTCACGCTCGGCGCCATCGAGATCTAG
- a CDS encoding arylsulfatase → MSEPRPEFQGVIGRTYEDSEAWWPPVKTAPVGAPNIVVVLLDDVGYAQFGCYGSDIATPCFDGLAQSGHQFSNYHTTALCSPTRACLLTGRNHHSNGMARVVELAAGFPGYNATIPKENGFLSEILLGEGYATFAVGKWHLTPATEMTMGSPRDKWPLGRGFERFYGFLGGETDQYHPELVYDNHPVEPSKTPEEGYHLTEDLVDKTRLFLHDLRATSPDKPFFLWFTPGACHAPHQAPAAYIEAYRGQFDQGWDAWREEVFARQIDSGLLPPNTVLSPRPSWVPPWDSLDANERHLYARMMEVYAGFLTHTDAQVRRVLDAIDELGELDDTIVVVMSDNGASAEGGAQGSFNEAYFFNFVPESLEENLDRIDELGGPSSSNHYPWGWAWAGNTPLQRFKRDTHEGGVADPMLVHWPKRFGPGGIRHQYVHAIDLMPTLLELVGIESPAMINGIEQLPIEGVSFAPALLNDDSGPSAHITQYYEMFGSRALYHDGWKAVVFHPTPFIVYDGTDVNHPFDEDVWELYHVAEDFSEMVDLAEAEPEQLAKMKARWWEEAEKYQVLPLNNEPTKHTDSRFRRLRYEFGPVIGPLSEVMAPNLKRRDFVIAAALTVPEAGPVEGVIAAHGSQAGGYALYLQNRRLHYGYNFLGTTITTVSAEVDLPAGVVEVRAVATGGESGRLTIALWYGDIPVGEGVVPRRTPLTYGATTFAVGYQPTGPISPALHGRAEVTAGVLQRVVIEVAGRTKRTEDTDRVDLATQ, encoded by the coding sequence ATGAGCGAACCCCGCCCCGAGTTTCAAGGAGTGATCGGCCGCACCTACGAGGATTCAGAGGCCTGGTGGCCGCCGGTGAAAACGGCCCCAGTGGGCGCACCGAACATTGTGGTGGTACTCCTCGACGACGTGGGCTACGCCCAGTTCGGCTGCTACGGATCCGACATCGCCACGCCCTGCTTCGATGGGCTCGCCCAATCCGGGCATCAGTTCTCGAACTATCACACGACGGCTTTGTGCTCACCCACGCGAGCGTGTCTCCTGACCGGACGGAACCATCATTCCAACGGCATGGCCCGGGTGGTGGAGTTGGCGGCGGGGTTCCCGGGCTACAACGCCACCATCCCGAAGGAGAACGGCTTTCTCTCCGAGATTTTGCTGGGCGAGGGCTACGCCACCTTTGCGGTGGGCAAGTGGCATCTCACGCCAGCCACGGAGATGACCATGGGCAGCCCGCGCGACAAGTGGCCTCTGGGTCGCGGGTTCGAACGCTTCTACGGGTTCTTGGGCGGCGAAACCGACCAGTACCACCCTGAACTGGTGTACGACAACCATCCCGTGGAGCCTTCCAAGACCCCCGAGGAGGGCTACCACCTCACCGAAGACCTAGTGGACAAGACCCGGCTGTTTTTGCACGACCTGCGAGCCACGTCACCCGACAAACCGTTCTTCCTGTGGTTCACCCCCGGGGCCTGCCACGCACCGCATCAGGCACCGGCGGCCTACATCGAGGCCTACCGCGGGCAGTTCGATCAGGGCTGGGATGCGTGGCGCGAGGAGGTCTTCGCCCGCCAGATCGACTCGGGTCTCCTGCCTCCCAACACCGTTCTGTCGCCGCGCCCATCGTGGGTGCCCCCCTGGGACTCTTTGGATGCCAATGAGCGCCACCTCTACGCCCGAATGATGGAGGTTTACGCCGGCTTCCTTACCCACACCGATGCCCAGGTGCGCCGGGTGCTCGACGCGATCGATGAACTTGGTGAACTCGACGACACCATCGTGGTGGTGATGAGCGACAACGGTGCCAGCGCCGAAGGCGGCGCCCAGGGCTCCTTCAACGAGGCCTATTTCTTCAACTTCGTGCCGGAAAGTCTTGAGGAGAACCTCGACCGCATCGACGAACTCGGCGGCCCTAGCTCCAGCAACCACTACCCGTGGGGCTGGGCCTGGGCGGGCAACACGCCACTCCAGCGCTTCAAGCGCGACACCCATGAGGGTGGGGTAGCGGACCCGATGCTCGTGCACTGGCCGAAGCGCTTCGGGCCGGGCGGGATTCGCCATCAATACGTGCACGCCATTGATCTGATGCCTACCCTCCTGGAGCTCGTGGGGATCGAGTCACCCGCCATGATCAACGGCATTGAGCAGTTGCCCATCGAAGGGGTGAGTTTTGCCCCGGCGCTGCTGAACGACGACAGCGGCCCATCGGCCCATATCACGCAGTACTACGAGATGTTCGGCTCGCGGGCGCTCTATCACGACGGCTGGAAGGCGGTGGTGTTCCATCCGACGCCGTTCATCGTGTACGACGGCACCGATGTGAACCATCCCTTCGACGAGGATGTGTGGGAGCTCTACCACGTGGCGGAAGACTTCTCCGAGATGGTGGATCTCGCCGAGGCAGAGCCCGAACAGTTGGCCAAGATGAAGGCGCGGTGGTGGGAAGAAGCGGAGAAATATCAGGTCCTCCCGCTCAACAATGAACCTACGAAACACACCGACTCGCGATTCCGTCGGCTCCGATACGAGTTCGGTCCGGTCATCGGTCCGCTCTCCGAGGTGATGGCCCCCAACCTGAAGCGGCGCGACTTCGTGATCGCCGCGGCCCTCACCGTGCCCGAAGCCGGGCCGGTGGAGGGCGTGATAGCGGCCCACGGAAGCCAAGCCGGTGGGTACGCGCTCTACCTCCAGAATCGCCGACTGCATTACGGGTATAACTTCCTCGGGACCACCATCACCACGGTCTCCGCCGAGGTAGATCTGCCGGCGGGCGTGGTTGAGGTGCGGGCCGTCGCCACGGGCGGCGAATCCGGTCGCCTCACCATCGCCCTGTGGTACGGCGACATTCCGGTAGGCGAGGGGGTGGTGCCGCGGCGCACTCCCTTGACCTACGGCGCCACCACCTTCGCGGTGGGCTACCAGCCCACCGGGCCGATCAGCCCGGCGCTCCACGGTCGGGCTGAGGTCACCGCCGGGGTGCTTCAGCGGGTCGTGATTGAGGTGGCGGGTCGGACCAAGCGCACCGAGGACACCGACCGCGTGGACCTCGCCACCCAATAG